The DNA sequence ATCGGCCGATCGTGCCTCGATAACTTTCGCGGCGCGTTTCGTGATCCCCCCTCCATTCTTCTTGCAACCACATCCTTCTATCTTGCCCCTGGTTTCAGACGAATAGAGCAGGGTGATGATTGTGCCTTCTGCCACACGTGTTTCACAGCCTGAAAGCACTAATACAAGAAAAAGTGACATCAATATTTCAAGACGCTTCATGCCAACTCCTGGACAGATAAACTTTGCGCTTAACTCGAATGAGGTCAAAACTGAAACGCGAGACAGCTTGAATTGTTCCTGAACATCAAAACGCCTGAATCAGTGCATAACCACGGTTGATGACACCACGCGAACGACCGGTAAGCTCCCATCCTGCAAAGGGAGTGTTTCTCGATAGTGACTTGAATTCCTCGGGATTAACCGTCCATCTGTGATTAGGGTCAATAATAGTGAGATTTGCAGTTGCGCCTGAACGAATTGCGGGCAATTCTTGAGCGAGAATCTCTCTTGGTGAGTACACCGCGCGCTCCAGTAGCGTCGGGAGACTCATGCCCTTCGATAAGAAGTGTGTCAGCGCCAGACCCATGGATGTTTCAAGTCCGACGATACCGAATGGTGCAATGTCAAATTCTTGCGTCTTGTCTTCCCACGAATGCGGCGCATGGTCAGTACAATACACTTCAAGTGTCCCGTCCAGAAACGCGTCCCAGCATGCCCGTCTGTCCGCTTCACTCCTCAGCGGCGGGTTCATCTTGAAGTTGGTGTCAAAAGACTTGCAGTGCTCATCGGTCAGAAGCAGGTGATGAGGACACACTTCGCCTGTAATTCGCAGTCCCTTTTTCTTTGCTTGTCTGATTAGATCGACAGACTCCCTGGCCGACACGTGACAAATGTGAATGGCACCACCTGTGTATTCCGCAATTAGAACGCACCTTGCCACGTCAATTGCTTCGGAAATTGTCGGAATACCGCTTATGCCGAGGCGCGTTGACCATTCACTTTCGTTCATCGAACCGCCATCGGCCAGATATGTGTCCTCAGCGTGTTCGAAAATTCTGGCTCCAAGCATGTTCGCATACTCGACAGCGTGAAGGAGCACTGATGTGCTTTTCACAGGGTTTCCATCATCACTAAACGCACGCACACCGGCTTCCACGATCTCACTCATTTCCACCAATTCTTTGCCTTCACGACCGCGCGTAACGGCCGCGATGACGTTGACATCGATTGGAAAGGTCCTGCCCTGATCCCTGACCCAATTCACAATTGCTGCATCATCCAGCGCGGGCTGTGTATTGGGCATGCACGCTATTCCTGTGAACCCGCCATTCATCGCGGCTTGGCAACCGCTTGCGATCGTTTCCGCAACCTCTTTGCCTGGTTCCCGCAAGTGAACATGCAGGTCAAACCACCCTGGCGTTATCCAGTGACCTCGTAAGTCAATAATGTCTGCTTCGGGGGGTGCCTTGTCGGGCGTTCCCGAGATAACACCGTCGCGGATATGAAGATTCAAGATCTGGTCGATGCCAGTTCGGGGATCCACTACACGGCCACCGCTCAGAAAGAGGTTTGAAGCCAAGGCGGGCTTGTCGTATCGCGTATACTTGTTTGTCATTTTTGGGATTCTTAATGTCAACTTTTGACTTCAACTATGCGCCTGGTTCAGCGCGGCCGCCTGCAAGCAGATAAAGCACTGCCATTCGAACTGCGACGCCATTCGTCACTTGTTGTAAAATGACGGAATGATCACTATCTGCAACGTCGGACGTAATTTCGACACCTCTGTTCATTGGACCTGGATGCAGTATGGTCAAAGGTGCGCTTGCCTTTTCAAGCCTCGCACGTGTAACTCCGAAGTACTTGTGATACTCGCGCAGTGACGGGAATAGACCCGCAGTCTGCCGCTCCAACTGAATTCGCAGAATGTTAAGAGCATCAGCGGAGGCAATGGCTTCGTCCAACGAGTGTGTGATACTCACGCCCAGACGCTCAATCCCTCGTGGTATAAGTGTAGCTGGACCACATACAATTACCTCTGCACCCATCTTCTTAAGTCCAATAATATTGGACATTGCTACACGCGAATGAAGGATATCGCCTACTAACGCGACTTTCAGTCCTTTCAGTGCACCATACTTGTCGCGCAATGTCATCATATCTAGCAATGCCTGCGTCGGGTGCTCATGCCGCCCGTCTCCTGCGTTTATAATGATTGACTCCAAGTGGCGAGCAAGGAAATGCGGACTTCCAGGAGACTTGTGCCGCATGACAACGACATCGACCTTCATCGCTTCTATATTAAGCGCTGTGTCAAGCATAGTCTCGCCTTTCGCCAGCGCGCTTCCCGAAGCCGAAAAATTCAAGGTGTCGGCCGAGAGTCTCTTCTCGGCCAATTCAAAGCTCGTTCTGGTTCGGGTTGAATTTTCAAGAAAGAGGTTGACTACCGTCACTCCGCGGAGCGTGGGAACCTTTTTGACTGGTCGATTCAGAATGTCACGCATCTGAAGCGATGTATCGAGAATCGTCTGAATCTCCTCGCCGCTGTAGTCCGCAAGACCGAGCATATGCTTCTGGGACAATAGACTCATTTCTCAACCTCCACCAGATAAATCGCGTCTTCCGAGTCGATTTCGGTCATATGCACCTGAACCTCTTCATTCATGCTTGTTGGAACATTCTTTCCAATGAAATCCGGTTTTATCGGCAATTCACGGTGTCCTCGGTCTACCATCACGGCAAGCTGCACACGCTTCGGTCGACCGTTGTCCATAATTGCTTCCAGAGCTGCCCTAACCGTCCTGCCGGTATAGAGTACATCGTCTACCAAAACAACATTCATGTCATACAAATCAAATGGAATGTCTGTTTGCTGGACGGAAGGTTGTCTGAGTGAAGTCCGATAATCATCGCGATAAAGAGTTGCGTCAAGTATTCCAACAGGTACGTCAATGCTTTCGATTTCGCGAATCTTTGCGGCAACACGTTTAGCGATGTAGGCACCCCGAGTTTGCATTCCAACGAGACCAAGTCTCTCTGTACCTCTGTTCCTCTCAATAATTTCATGAGCGATTCGCGTGATGGTGCGTGAGAAACCTGCCGCATCGACCAGTTTTGCTTTTACTTTAGTGTTCATGCTATTTATTGACAATTTATACAAAAATCCATCGACTTGGGCCGATGGATTCGAATTTCTGAACCCTTCCGGCCTCTCTGTGCCTGCTTAAAGGTGTGCGTAGGTTCCTCGTACAGAACTTTCACCACATTCCGAGTCGCATTCGAGCCTCGTCGCTCATCATGTCGACTGACCACGGAGGATCCCAAACAATCTCGACATTCACTTCATTGACTCCCTCTACGCGGAAAATCGCGTCACGTGCAAGGTCTATGATTGTCCCTGCAAGAGGGCAGCCCATGGACGTCAGCGTAATCTTTGTATCGACCTTTCCACCGTCAATCTCGATTGCATACACCAATCCTAAATCCGTAATTGGAAGGTGGAGTTCGGGGTCATAGACTGTTGAAAGCGCGTCGAATACTTTTTCTTCAGTTGGCATGTTGCAGACCTCGTGCGTGTTCCCTGTATTTAACGGACTCTACCCAGTCCACTCTAATCACGTGCGACCAATTCTACTTGGCGGACGATTGAGTCTGTCATGGACCGAAACGCGGATCTTAGATCCTCATTTGATTCAATTGCAAGCAACGGCTCTCCTGCGTCCGCGGCCGCAACTAGTTGTGGGACCAAAGGCAGTCTTGCCAGGAGTGGGCAACCAAGGCGCTCCGCTTCATCACCTGCACCGCCGTGGCCGAAAATATGTGTCTCTCCACCGCAGTGCGGACATCGGAAACTCGCCATGTTCTCCACAATACCCAGAATCGGAACATTAAGTTTCTGAAACATCGCGACACCCTTGCGCGCGTCTATCAAAGCAAGATCCTGTGGAGTGGATACTATCACAGCACCGTCAAGTTTAATTCGCTGGCTCAATGTCATTTGCGCATCACCAGTACCAGGTGGAAGGTCCACGACAAGTATGTCCAACCTCCCCCATGCAACGTCACGCAGAAACTGATCCGCCGCCTGGTGCACCATTGGACCTCGCCAAATCATGGGAGTTTCTGGTTCGACCAAGAATCCCATGGACATCAGTTTCAAACCTGAGCGTTCCAATGGCAAAATCATGTTGTCTACGACCCGTGGGCGATCATGTATTCCAAACAACGTTGGGACGGATGGTCCGTAGATGTCAAAGTCCGCCAATCCAACTGTGAAACCGTACTGCTGAAGTGTCAAAGCTAGTCCGGCGGCTACAGTACTTTTGCCTACCCCCCCTTTTCCGGACGCAACTGCAATCTTCACTTTGACGTCTTCAAGTACCGGTCCATCCGGTGCTGGTCGGGAATGTGGTTGCTGGGGCGCGGAAGCGGGCTGTGCCCACTTCATGTGAACTTGCACTTCCGTCACTCCGGGCAACTGCCTCAGTACAGTTGCGACTTCTTCTTCAATCTTGCCCGGTGTCTCAGGGTCCTTTGCGGAAACGGAAACGTGAACGTGGATGTTTCCACCTTCAATTCTGACGTCCTTTATTAGACCAAATGAAACGATGTCCCTTGTAAGACCGGGAAATCTTACTTTCTTAAGCGATTCAATTATCAGTTCTTGGGAAATCACTCGCTCGCCATCTCAAATTTTTGCTTCAAAATTACGAAATCTAAGCCACCTATTCAAGCGGCTTTTGTAAAGCATTGTTTTACTTATGATAAGGCAATCCTCTCCAGATAGTCAGTGCACGGTAAATCTGTTCGAGAAGGACAAGCCTTGCCAACTCGTGCGGGAAAGTCATTGAAGAGAGGCTGAGCCGCAGATTAGCAGTTTCAAGCAACTGCGGTGAGAGCCCCCATGCCCCGCCGATAGCAAAGACGAGGTGTTGTGTGCTTGCGGACATTTCGGCCTGAAGAAGTTGCGACACTTGTTCCGAAGTGAACCGCTCGCCGCGGACATCCATGGCGATCAGCTTTGAACTTTTTGGAACCTGGCGCAGTATGGATTCGCCCTCAACACGCAGCGCGCCGTGCCCCGAGCCATTTCCAATGTCTCCCGTCGCAGAAGGAACCTCGAGTTCCTCAAGCGGGAGATAGTGCCGAATCCTACTTGCGTACTCATCGCAAGCCGCTTTGAAATAAGCCTCTCTTAAACGGCCAACAGAGATGACGTGAAGTTTCACTATTTGAGCAGGAGAAGTTTGTGAGTTTTTGAGGATCGCTCGGTTGAGGCATTCACAAAGTACACACCGGAAGCCAGACCAACGGGCGCTTTGAAAGAAATCAAACGCTTGCCGGCTTCAACACGACCCGAATACACTGTTGCTGCCATGCGGCCATTTAGATCAAGCAGTTTTATCTCCAATTGTGCCGGGTATTCGAATTGAAACTCAAAATTAACGTTTGCATTAAACGGGTTCGGATATGGCGGACTAAACTCAAACTGTATGGGTAATGCTGGAGGATCTTCGGAATTTGCCGTGTTATCTTGAAACAGCGAAATTTGTTCACTCGCAAGACGATAGAAAGAAGGAGTGCCTGTCAAGTCACGGGTTGAAGATGGCTGAGCATCAAACCATAACGTGTCGGTTTCCGTGAAACCTTCAGTGCCTTGTTCCAAAACAAGTGGGAATCGAAAATAGGGCGTCGTTTGTTCAACGGTTAATCGCACCAAGCCTCCTTCTTCCCGGAATGATGTTCGAATAATCGGGAAACGAAGTCCATAAACCCATTGTTCGAAAAACCAGTCTAGATCCTCCTGGCCATAATGATCATTCACGACGTCAATAAAGTCCTGCGTATCGACATTTCCTCCTGCAAACCTGGAAACATAATCTCGCAGAGCAGCAAAGTACACAGAATCCCCAAGAAGTTGTGTCTTCAGCATATGCAATACCCATGCGCCTTTAAAGTACACATTTGCGCCAAACAAGCGGTCCTCTGGCGGGTCATAAACGGGATAACTCGGAAAACTCTGCTCTTCTTGAAAACAGAATGACGCGGCATTCCTCATGTCACTTCTGAAAGCGTCATCACCATATGCAAACTTTGTCCAAAGTGCGTTTCCATATGTTGCGAAACCTTCATTCAGCCACATATTTCTGAAGTCTACGGGGCTAAGGTGGTCACCAAACCATTGGTGCGCAAGTTCGTGGGCAACAATTCCTTCAAATGTCCTTAGACTGTCAACGAGATGGAACCCATAAGTTGTAAAAGTCTGGTGCTCCATTGCACCCCACCCTCCGAACAGATCGGCCATAACCATCCCGTACTCGTCAAATGGGAAATCCCCAAACAACTCGGAAAAGTACTCAACCATTTCTGGAGTTCTTGCCCAATCATACTCAGCTTGGGCAGAATCGCTCCTGGGCCACGCGAAATACCGGTACTGAATTCCGTCCAAATTGAATTCACGGCGAGAGAAATTGCCGGCTGCAATGTTTACAAGATATGGTGATATAGGGTGATTGTGGTAGTATGTTTGGAACTTACGGCCTGGATCAGTTCCCCCTTCTTCAATCATCAGACCGTTCGATGCTAAAGACCAGTGAGCCGGGATGTCAGCCCTTATCCGAACTTGAATGAACTTGTCATACGGTTGGTCCCAACAGGGAAACCATTTCCTGGCCCCGTACGGCTCGCTAAAAGTGTAAACATGTTCCCAAGCATTGTGGTACCCGGTCGCAAATGGATCCGTTGCAGGCAGCGCCGTGTATCTGACTTCCACCACGACCGTGTCGTTTCTGCTAATTGGTGCGAACACTCTTAAAGTATCATTGGCATACGAATACTGAGCGATCTGACTGTCTATCAGCACAGAATCAAGCGTCAGATCCATCGCGTTTAGAGGAATTTCTGACAAGTCTTCACGCGCGATTACCGTAAGGATCGCACATGCCTCCAAGGGCGTGTTCCAGTCGGCAATGGTCACACTTAAGTCAAGCGAAACTTGGTCATAGCTATGAAGGCTCTCGGCATCCAGAGAATTGAACCAGTACGGTCTGTCTGCTCTTGCGCAGCAATCGGAGTTGCCACTCTTCCCTCCGGGCCACCCCGGCTGGCCGAAAACTAGTAGAGGGCAGAATAGCAGGAATACCGCAAGCATCATGGGAAGCATGTTTTTCTCACCGATGAATACACCGTGTTGCTACTTGGCGAAATATCTGTTATTATATGGTTTGTGCTTAACTATTGTAAACTCTCTTGCTAAGAATATTATTTACAATAATTTATATCGTAGTTATTACCATGGTTGGCTCTTCAAAGGCTGACACGGGAAGGTCTCGGTTACCAGCGATTCTCGATGAAATGGACAGTGTCTATGCCGTTCTGAGCGAGCTGGATGGGCAAATCAGAGCGCTTCAAGCAACAAGGAATGCACTTCTTGACAGCCTGCAAATCGTTGAACAGGCGCTTTCAAACCAGAACAGGGTGGTTGCTCGCCTCGATAGCCAATATCGTATAATCGAACGAGAACGGCAACCCCTTCTCCGACTGCTGACTCAATCAGTGCTTGCACATTCCAGATGCGGCAAATGGGCATTAATCGATGCTCTACTCGGAAGCCATGATTTGTCTGATTTCCTAAACAAGAGATCTGCATTGTCCAGACTGCGAACTGCCATTCAGCATCGATCCGCGGGATCAATTGTTAGACTAAGAGAGATTCAGGACCTGGAAGACGCAAGCCTTGATGAAGCGAAGCGGCTAAACACGCTTCACGCTCTTGTTGCACAGCAAATATTTGAAATCGCGGGACAAGAGAATAGAATCGAACTTGCGCGACATGAGGCAAACCACAGACGAAAAGTGCTGATGGAACAGCAGACTTTTCTGGAGAAATCCGATGACTTGCTCAAGAAGCAAGTAGAACAACGTGCTAGCGCCGCCTCAAGGGTAGCCGATATTATTGAAAGCCAAGGCTTGGGTTTGGTTGCGGACACTGTTTTTGCCAATATGCGTGGATCACTGCCGTGGCCGGTCGAAGGTTCCCTCTTAAGTGGCTTTGGCAAACGGAGGCATAAGAAACTTGAGACTGTGACCGAAAACCCTGGCATTGACGTGAAGACGGAAGCATCAATTCCGGTAAGATCGGTTGCAAGTGGCACAGTCAACTCCGTCAGCTGGCTTCGTGGATTTGGGAATGTTTGTATTGTCCGGCACGAAGGGGAGCACTTCTCTGTTTACGCAAGACTTGGGGAAGTTGTTGTGCGCCAAGGTGATTTCATCCGAGCGGGTGATGTCGTTGGTTTTCCAGGTTTCGATTCGGAACATGCCAACTATATTGTACATTTCGAGATTTGGGCCGGTAAAGACAAACAAGATCCGATAGCATGGCTCGCCCCGGTAAAGAACAAGTAAATGTCAAGTGGGTTGGACATGAAGAAGCAAGATTACGACTTGCGAGTGCTGTGCTTGGCCGTCGCACTGCGCACGCATACTTGATCAGCGGTCCTGAAGGGATCGGCAAGAGTGCCGTGGCCGTCGAATTCGCGTGTTTGCTTCTTTGCGATAATCCACAATCAGAACCATGCGGCACTTGTTCGCAATGTATTTCATTACGAACTCTACATCATCCTGATTTGCATATCATCGCGCCTTCCGGATCGCCCAAGGACAGCGATTCTCCCGGGAGTGAGGCATTCAGCAAGGAACTCGCGGTTCTTCGCAAAAACTTGACTGTCAACCCGTATTCTACGTCGGATCTGGCCGAGTTAAGTTCAAGCGAGAGCAAGTCGGCAAGAAAGAAGTCAGCCACGGGCTCAAAGACTCGGGTCGCTGATTCAAGAGAGCTTCTCCATAATGCCCATTTGCTACCTTTTCAAGCGTCACGTTCCGTTTACCTCATTTTGAATGCCGACGCAATGCTTCGCGAAGCCCAAAATAGACTGCTTAAACTGCTGGAAGAACCCCCCGCAACGGCAGTGTTTGTACTTACGACTTCGAACTTGCTTGCCGTCCTTCCGACTGTTCGTTCTAGATGTCAACAAGTGAAACTCTTAGCTTACACGAGAACAGAGATTCTGAACGCGCTTGTTCGAAGCGGAGTCGAACCGCGCGCTGCGGAGCTCGCGGCCGCACTTTGCGGCGGAAACATGCGTAGGGCAATCAGCTTTGCTGCAATGAAGCCGGAAGTGCTCGAACAGACTGCCGTGGATTTTCTTGCCGCTTCCGCTGTGCTTGCGCCGGAGAAAGTTCAAGAGCAAGTCGACAAACTGCTTGAAGACGGTACTTTCATCGACGAAGCATTTTTCGAACTTCTTACACTTTTTTTGTCGGATGCCGCTACATCACGGACGAGCAGCCAGATTCCCCACTTTCCGTCTCAACGCGAACGCATCGCAAAGTTGACGGCTACGTATCCCAATGCAGATTTTGCCAAAGCGGTGGAGGCAATCGACCGAGCGGCTATGTCACGAGCGTCGGGTTACACGCCCGCACTTGTTCTTACAGCTTTGGCAATTGAATTGAATCGCGCACTTGGCACGAGAATTCGTGCCTAACTATTGCATCATATGAACGACTTTCTCGAATTAGAGTTCAAGGGGAGGCGAACAGAATACGCTGTGAATCCCCAACAGTACCCCTTCACAAGAGGAGATCTGGCTATTGTCGTCACCGATCGCGGTCACGATCTTGGCAAGGTCTCTCACGTTGGAATTCGCACTGGCGATTCACCTGGAGAAAAGATCGCGTTGACCGTTCTGCGACGAGCACGATCCACGGACATTGAGAAGCTGGGGGTCATCCGTGAGCGTGAAGCAGAAGCGAAGAGATTAGCTCGTGAAGAAATCATCAGGCATCAGCTTGAAATGAAACTTGTGGATGTAGAGTTGCAGTGGGATGGCCGAAAAATGACCTTCTACTTCACGGCCGAAGGCCGTGTCGATTTCAGGGACTTGGTACGGGAACTTGCAACTAAGTTCAGAACAAGAATTGATCTGCGTCAGATCGGCGCACGGGACGAAACTAAGAAAATTTCAGGCTACGGGGTTTGCGGTCGTCCTCTTTGTTGCGCGACGTTTCTCACAGAGTTCAAACCGATCACGACGCAGATGCCGCGAGACCAGTTTCTTCCTCTCAATCCCTCAAAGCTCTCTGGTGTCTGTGGCCGCTTGAAGTGCTGCCTAAGATATGAGCTGGACACATATAAAGAGTTTCAACGGGATTGTCCAAAAGTCGGACACCCAATCAAGGACGAAGACAAGGGACTTGGTGAGGTTGAAAAAATCGATGTCGTCAGGGAGCAGATTCAGATCCGCTACGGGGGCGGTGCAACAGAACGGTACACCAAGGCGCAGTTTGTCGAATTGACCAATTGGCGGCCGCAGATGCCGAAGAATGAATGTATTTGCACCTGCGGTAAGAAAGCAGGTACTTCAGAGGCAGCCTCAAAGGCATCAACTGATCTTCCAGTTGAAGCACAGTCAAGCGTCAGCGAGGCAAATCGGGGTGATCGTATCACCCTTCGTGCCGAAGGCGGGTTCAGAGTTGACTTTGAAGATGATGATGAGGAGTCAATGGATGTAACCACTGATGTAAATGTGGCCATGGATTCCCCAGCAAAGCGCAAGCGCAAGAAGAGAAGGAAAAAGGCTGGGGAACGTAACGAGGTAGGGACAGCATCTGGTTCGGCTCCAATCACTGGGAACAGGGCACAACAGAGGGAAGAGGCGAGTGCTTCTTCGGACGCCCAGAGCAATGAAGTTTCGCGAACACAACCAGAACAACAAGGTGCAAGCGTTAGGCACCGAAAGAACCGCAAACGCGGTGGCAGAAGACGTCATGGCAGCGCCAGTGGAGGTGATACTGCTTCAGGCTCCAGCGCGCAAGAGGAAACCGGAGATTAAGATTCAATGACCAAGTCGTATTATGTAACGACTCCAATTTATTATGTAAATTCGGCCCCACACATCGGGACAGCCTATACGACAATACTTGCTGACTCGCTGGCACGATACAAACGCTTCCTTGGTAAAGATGCTTTCTTCTTGACAGGAACCGACGAACACGGCGACAAGATTGCAAGGGCTGCAAGCGAAAAGGGCCTGGCTCCGAAAGCCTTTGTGGATGAGATAAGTACAAAGTTCCGCGTGCTGTGGCCGCAGTTGTACGTGATGCCCGATCATTTCATACGTACAACTGATCCTGAACATATGAGAACAGTGCAGGGTGTGTTGCAGACCCTTCATGACCAAGGTGATACATACTTTGGCGAGTATGAAGGACTATATTGCACAGGCTGTGAGCGGTTCCGCACGGAAAAGGAACTGATTGACGGAAAATGCCCCGATCACGGCACGGTACCGGAGGTAGTAAAGGAGTCCAATTACTTCTTCCGCATGAGCAAGTATCAAGAGTGGTGGCTTAAGTACCTTGAGGATAATCCGGACACAATTCGACCTGAACGCTATCGGAATGAGGTGCTTGGGTATCTGCGTGAACCGCTGGAAGACTTGTGTATCTCGCGACCTAAATCACGGCTGTCCTGGGGCATTGAGCTGCCGTTCGATAAGAACTATGTAACCTACGTTTGGTTTGATGCACTGGTAAACTACCTCACAGGAATTGACTATCTCGTGGATCCAACGTGGGAGGGAAAATGGAGCAACGCTGAGCATCTCATCGGAAAGGACATCGTCAAACCGCACGGAATCTATTGGCCCATAATGCTTCATGCTGCGGGTATCCCAATCTTCAGGCACTTGACTGTCCACGGCTACTGGAATTTTCGCGACGCAAAGATTTCGAAATCAAGCGGCAAACCTGTCGCCGTTGAACCGCTCTGCAAGGTCTTTGGACCGGATGCCGTACGTTATTTTCTCTTGCGGGAAATGGTGGTTGGACTTGACGCCTCTTTCTCCGTGGAAGCGCTAATGAAGCGAGTTAACAGCGACCTTGCAAATGATTTCGGCAATCTTTTCTCGCGTGTGGCAAAATTAGTCAGTGACTATTTTGATGGCCGAATTCCCGATGCCGTGCTCGGGGCACCGGAACTGGAATCTCAGGCCGAGGCCCTGTGCAGCTCCGTCGAGGAATGGGTGAATGAATTGAAGTGGCATGTATTGATCGAGGAAACTCTTCAACTTGTAAGAGCAACGAATCGGTATTTTGAATCGTCCGCTCCGTGGTCGCTTGTGAAGACTGATAAGGCGTCCGCCGCGTCCGTGTTGCGAAACTGCGTGGAAGCGCTTCGAATTTCGGCCTTACTTCTCTACCCCGTGATGCCCGGCAAGATGACGGATTTGCTAACGAGAATAGGCGAACCTGTACAAGTGTTTACACTCTCGCAACATGCCCGTTGGGGACAGGTAAGATCTCAGGCTAGAATGAAGAAGGGTGATTCGCTTTTTCCAAGACTGGATGAGACGGAGGTAGCGGCAGCGTTTTCAGACCTAATGAACTCGCGTGCCGTTAAGAGCATGGCACTCACCGAAAATCAAAATAGTGAGCAGGACCAAACTCACATAACAATTGATGAATTCAAGAAGATTAGCCTTCGCACAGCAAGAATACTTGAGGCCGAAAAACTTACTGGTGCTGACAAACTGCTTAAGTTGAAAGTGGATGTCGGTGGCGAGATTCGGCAGATTATTGCGGGCATTGCAGCCTATTACTCACCAGGAGATCTAATAGGAAAAAGTGCAGTAATAGTCGCTAATCTAAAACCGGCAAATCTGCGCGGTGAACTTTCGGAGGGAATGTTGCTCGCGG is a window from the bacterium genome containing:
- a CDS encoding T9SS type A sorting domain-containing protein; amino-acid sequence: MLPMMLAVFLLFCPLLVFGQPGWPGGKSGNSDCCARADRPYWFNSLDAESLHSYDQVSLDLSVTIADWNTPLEACAILTVIAREDLSEIPLNAMDLTLDSVLIDSQIAQYSYANDTLRVFAPISRNDTVVVEVRYTALPATDPFATGYHNAWEHVYTFSEPYGARKWFPCWDQPYDKFIQVRIRADIPAHWSLASNGLMIEEGGTDPGRKFQTYYHNHPISPYLVNIAAGNFSRREFNLDGIQYRYFAWPRSDSAQAEYDWARTPEMVEYFSELFGDFPFDEYGMVMADLFGGWGAMEHQTFTTYGFHLVDSLRTFEGIVAHELAHQWFGDHLSPVDFRNMWLNEGFATYGNALWTKFAYGDDAFRSDMRNAASFCFQEEQSFPSYPVYDPPEDRLFGANVYFKGAWVLHMLKTQLLGDSVYFAALRDYVSRFAGGNVDTQDFIDVVNDHYGQEDLDWFFEQWVYGLRFPIIRTSFREEGGLVRLTVEQTTPYFRFPLVLEQGTEGFTETDTLWFDAQPSSTRDLTGTPSFYRLASEQISLFQDNTANSEDPPALPIQFEFSPPYPNPFNANVNFEFQFEYPAQLEIKLLDLNGRMAATVYSGRVEAGKRLISFKAPVGLASGVYFVNASTERSSKTHKLLLLK
- a CDS encoding aspartate carbamoyltransferase catalytic subunit, translated to MSLLSQKHMLGLADYSGEEIQTILDTSLQMRDILNRPVKKVPTLRGVTVVNLFLENSTRTRTSFELAEKRLSADTLNFSASGSALAKGETMLDTALNIEAMKVDVVVMRHKSPGSPHFLARHLESIIINAGDGRHEHPTQALLDMMTLRDKYGALKGLKVALVGDILHSRVAMSNIIGLKKMGAEVIVCGPATLIPRGIERLGVSITHSLDEAIASADALNILRIQLERQTAGLFPSLREYHKYFGVTRARLEKASAPLTILHPGPMNRGVEITSDVADSDHSVILQQVTNGVAVRMAVLYLLAGGRAEPGA
- a CDS encoding 23S rRNA (pseudouridine(1915)-N(3))-methyltransferase RlmH, whose translation is MKLHVISVGRLREAYFKAACDEYASRIRHYLPLEELEVPSATGDIGNGSGHGALRVEGESILRQVPKSSKLIAMDVRGERFTSEQVSQLLQAEMSASTQHLVFAIGGAWGLSPQLLETANLRLSLSSMTFPHELARLVLLEQIYRALTIWRGLPYHK
- a CDS encoding Mrp/NBP35 family ATP-binding protein, with translation MISQELIIESLKKVRFPGLTRDIVSFGLIKDVRIEGGNIHVHVSVSAKDPETPGKIEEEVATVLRQLPGVTEVQVHMKWAQPASAPQQPHSRPAPDGPVLEDVKVKIAVASGKGGVGKSTVAAGLALTLQQYGFTVGLADFDIYGPSVPTLFGIHDRPRVVDNMILPLERSGLKLMSMGFLVEPETPMIWRGPMVHQAADQFLRDVAWGRLDILVVDLPPGTGDAQMTLSQRIKLDGAVIVSTPQDLALIDARKGVAMFQKLNVPILGIVENMASFRCPHCGGETHIFGHGGAGDEAERLGCPLLARLPLVPQLVAAADAGEPLLAIESNEDLRSAFRSMTDSIVRQVELVARD
- the pyrR gene encoding bifunctional pyr operon transcriptional regulator/uracil phosphoribosyltransferase PyrR yields the protein MNTKVKAKLVDAAGFSRTITRIAHEIIERNRGTERLGLVGMQTRGAYIAKRVAAKIREIESIDVPVGILDATLYRDDYRTSLRQPSVQQTDIPFDLYDMNVVLVDDVLYTGRTVRAALEAIMDNGRPKRVQLAVMVDRGHRELPIKPDFIGKNVPTSMNEEVQVHMTEIDSEDAIYLVEVEK
- a CDS encoding peptidoglycan DD-metalloendopeptidase family protein, with the translated sequence MVGSSKADTGRSRLPAILDEMDSVYAVLSELDGQIRALQATRNALLDSLQIVEQALSNQNRVVARLDSQYRIIERERQPLLRLLTQSVLAHSRCGKWALIDALLGSHDLSDFLNKRSALSRLRTAIQHRSAGSIVRLREIQDLEDASLDEAKRLNTLHALVAQQIFEIAGQENRIELARHEANHRRKVLMEQQTFLEKSDDLLKKQVEQRASAASRVADIIESQGLGLVADTVFANMRGSLPWPVEGSLLSGFGKRRHKKLETVTENPGIDVKTEASIPVRSVASGTVNSVSWLRGFGNVCIVRHEGEHFSVYARLGEVVVRQGDFIRAGDVVGFPGFDSEHANYIVHFEIWAGKDKQDPIAWLAPVKNK
- a CDS encoding DUF59 domain-containing protein codes for the protein MPTEEKVFDALSTVYDPELHLPITDLGLVYAIEIDGGKVDTKITLTSMGCPLAGTIIDLARDAIFRVEGVNEVNVEIVWDPPWSVDMMSDEARMRLGMW
- a CDS encoding dihydroorotase encodes the protein MTNKYTRYDKPALASNLFLSGGRVVDPRTGIDQILNLHIRDGVISGTPDKAPPEADIIDLRGHWITPGWFDLHVHLREPGKEVAETIASGCQAAMNGGFTGIACMPNTQPALDDAAIVNWVRDQGRTFPIDVNVIAAVTRGREGKELVEMSEIVEAGVRAFSDDGNPVKSTSVLLHAVEYANMLGARIFEHAEDTYLADGGSMNESEWSTRLGISGIPTISEAIDVARCVLIAEYTGGAIHICHVSARESVDLIRQAKKKGLRITGEVCPHHLLLTDEHCKSFDTNFKMNPPLRSEADRRACWDAFLDGTLEVYCTDHAPHSWEDKTQEFDIAPFGIVGLETSMGLALTHFLSKGMSLPTLLERAVYSPREILAQELPAIRSGATANLTIIDPNHRWTVNPEEFKSLSRNTPFAGWELTGRSRGVINRGYALIQAF